Part of the Patescibacteria group bacterium genome is shown below.
GTCTGGCCAGCCAGCCGGGACCGATTTATTTAAATATTTTCTTAAAAAATACGAATCGTGCCAATATTCAAAATCAAAACTTAAAATTATTTTACTTGTCCCGCCAAAGCGGTGATTGTTTTTTTTCTGTTCCATGATATCTATTTGTTTAACTCTCTCCTGATGGCGGCTATTTGATCCAAAACAACCCCAAAAGAAAAAATAAAAATAGTGGAAATAAAAAGAATAACGGAGGTATCGGAAATGTTGGAAAGCATTATATCATTCGTAACGGACAGGACCGTTACTAACGCCAATATCATGCTTATGGGAACAAAAAATCTCATAGGCGCAAAAAGAGTTA
Proteins encoded:
- a CDS encoding glycosyltransferase family 2 protein → PNGFSLSTTANMAFLKTGYNGKYIPIKVNKRVGKSMVSPRDALKTFILITRIITLFAPMRFFVPISMILALVTVLSVTNDIMLSNISDTSVILFISTIFIFSFGVVLDQIAAIRRELNK